The following proteins come from a genomic window of Finegoldia magna ATCC 29328:
- the guaB gene encoding IMP dehydrogenase: MQFIGEGLTFDDVLLVPGPSEVLPNETILKTRLTKKIELNIPMMSAGMDTVTESKMAIAMARQGGIGIIHKNMTIEEQAREVDRVKRSENGIITDPFYLSADDKIVDALKLMSHYRISGVPIVKEDMTLVGILTNRDVRFVKDEQLPIGDVMTKDNLITGHENISMDEALEKMMNAKIEKLPIVDENFKLKGLITTKDVEKSIQYPNSARDSQGRLLVGAAVGITTDMIERCQALVDAKVDVVTIDTAHGHSRGVLNAVTKLKKAFPDLQIIAGNVATADATRDLIKAGADCVKVGIGPGSICTTRVVTGIGVPQMTAIIECAKEADKYDIPIIADGGIKYSGDITKALAAGASVIMAGSLFAGTEESPGELVVLEGRQYKEYRGMGSLGAMRAGSGDRYFQNNTKKYVPEGVEGRVAYKGSVAEVVYQLVGGLRSGMGYVGSKDLIELKEKSKFVKISPASLVENHPHDITITRESPNYTKK, translated from the coding sequence ATGCAATTTATCGGCGAAGGATTAACATTTGATGACGTACTTCTAGTACCAGGTCCATCAGAAGTTTTACCTAACGAAACTATCTTGAAAACAAGATTAACAAAAAAAATTGAATTGAACATTCCTATGATGTCAGCAGGAATGGACACTGTAACTGAGTCAAAAATGGCTATCGCAATGGCGAGACAAGGCGGGATCGGAATTATTCACAAGAACATGACTATTGAAGAACAAGCAAGAGAAGTAGATAGAGTTAAACGTTCAGAAAATGGAATAATTACTGATCCTTTTTACTTATCTGCAGATGACAAAATCGTTGATGCATTAAAATTGATGAGTCACTACAGAATTAGCGGTGTACCTATAGTTAAAGAAGATATGACTTTGGTCGGAATCTTAACTAACAGAGACGTTAGATTCGTAAAAGATGAACAACTTCCAATCGGAGATGTTATGACTAAGGATAATTTAATAACAGGTCACGAAAACATATCAATGGATGAAGCCTTGGAAAAAATGATGAACGCCAAGATTGAAAAACTTCCAATTGTAGATGAAAACTTCAAATTAAAAGGACTTATCACTACAAAAGATGTTGAAAAGTCAATACAATATCCAAATTCAGCAAGAGATTCACAAGGAAGATTATTAGTTGGTGCAGCAGTAGGTATCACAACTGATATGATTGAAAGATGCCAAGCTTTAGTGGATGCAAAAGTTGACGTCGTAACAATCGATACTGCTCATGGTCATTCAAGAGGAGTTTTGAATGCTGTAACTAAATTAAAGAAAGCTTTCCCAGATCTTCAAATTATCGCAGGTAATGTTGCAACAGCAGATGCTACAAGAGATTTAATAAAAGCAGGTGCAGATTGCGTTAAAGTCGGTATTGGACCTGGATCTATTTGTACAACAAGAGTTGTAACAGGTATCGGTGTTCCTCAAATGACAGCTATAATTGAATGTGCAAAAGAAGCTGACAAATACGATATTCCAATCATTGCCGATGGTGGTATTAAATATTCTGGAGATATTACAAAAGCATTAGCAGCTGGTGCATCTGTTATCATGGCAGGTAGCTTGTTTGCTGGTACTGAAGAAAGCCCTGGAGAATTAGTTGTATTAGAAGGTAGACAATACAAAGAATACAGAGGAATGGGTTCACTTGGTGCTATGAGAGCAGGAAGTGGCGACAGATATTTCCAAAACAACACTAAGAAATACGTTCCAGAAGGAGTAGAAGGTAGAGTTGCTTACAAAGGATCTGTAGCAGAAGTTGTGTACCAATTAGTTGGTGGACTTCGTTCAGGTATGGGTTATGTAGGAAGCAAAGACTTAATTGAATTAAAAGAAAAATCAAAATTCGTGAAGATTTCTCCAGCATCACTTGTAGAAAATCATCCACATGATATTACTATTACTAGAGAATCTCCAAACTATACAAAAAAATAG
- the arsS gene encoding arsenosugar biosynthesis radical SAM (seleno)protein ArsS (Some members of this family are selenoproteins.), with product MRFEDRISEKFKKTGDITTLQLNITEKCNLRCKHCHIMKNSENLEMSKETMQDCLKFLDNHKMKTVDITGGEPTTHPEIVRFMKECLKRVDELIIRTNATDIEKNKELMDLFDKEKIKIVVSLPCYTQDNVDSQRGDGVFDKVIANLKKLNEMGYGTEKELDLVYNPLGGFLPPEQSNLQSDYERELKKKDVVFSNLFTITNMPIGYFRDFLIEKGEYEDYMKLLEDNYNEETVENIMCRFQISVDSLGNLHDCDFHLAEKVPMKDYKNIKDLIDVDDLSREIVCKDYCYGCTAGSGSSCGGALDE from the coding sequence ATGAGATTCGAAGATAGAATATCAGAAAAATTTAAGAAAACAGGTGACATTACAACTCTACAATTAAATATTACTGAAAAATGTAATTTGCGTTGTAAACACTGTCACATTATGAAAAACAGTGAAAATTTAGAAATGTCCAAGGAAACTATGCAAGACTGCCTTAAATTTTTGGATAATCACAAGATGAAAACTGTGGATATTACAGGCGGAGAACCGACAACACATCCAGAAATCGTGAGGTTTATGAAGGAATGTTTGAAAAGAGTAGACGAACTTATTATTCGTACGAATGCAACAGATATCGAAAAAAACAAAGAATTAATGGATTTATTTGACAAAGAAAAAATCAAAATTGTCGTATCTCTTCCATGCTACACTCAAGATAATGTCGACAGCCAAAGAGGAGATGGAGTGTTCGACAAAGTCATAGCTAACTTGAAGAAGCTTAACGAAATGGGATACGGCACTGAAAAAGAGTTGGATTTGGTTTACAATCCACTTGGAGGATTCTTGCCACCAGAACAATCCAATCTTCAATCAGATTACGAACGCGAATTAAAAAAGAAAGATGTTGTGTTCAGTAATTTGTTTACAATTACAAATATGCCTATTGGATATTTCAGAGATTTCTTAATCGAAAAAGGCGAATACGAAGATTATATGAAATTGTTGGAAGATAATTACAACGAAGAAACTGTTGAAAATATCATGTGCAGATTCCAAATTTCTGTGGATAGTTTGGGAAATCTTCACGATTGCGACTTTCATTTAGCAGAAAAAGTGCCAATGAAAGATTATAAAAACATCAAAGATTTGATTGATGTTGATGATTTGTCCAGAGAAATCGTGTGTAAAGATTATTGCTACGGATGTACTGCAGGAAGTGGTTCAAGTTGTGGAGGTGCATTGGATGAATAA
- the purM gene encoding phosphoribosylformylglycinamidine cyclo-ligase yields the protein MGLTYKDSGVDKEKGYEEVQIIKEIVKKTHGKEVLTGIGGFAGLFKPELTDMKEPVLVSGTDGVGTKIKLAMELDKHDTVGIDLVAMCVNDVLCQGAKPLFFLDYIATGSLKPAKMADLVRGVAEGCSQSECALIGGETAEMPGLYKENDYDLAGFAVGIVDRDKIIDGSGIKEGDVAISLSSSGVHSNGFSLVRAALDMANVKLSDKFEDTTVGERLLVPTRIYEKEISALLKEVEIKGIAHITGGGLYENVPRMLPENIGIEFDIKESEIDSVFKAIQKWGNVETKEMFSTFNMGIGMVVVVDAKDVDKSLEILQKIDPKAKQCGVCKKTETSVKINLK from the coding sequence ATGGGATTAACTTACAAAGATTCTGGTGTAGATAAAGAAAAAGGCTACGAAGAAGTTCAAATTATAAAAGAAATCGTAAAGAAAACTCATGGCAAAGAAGTTCTAACAGGAATTGGTGGATTTGCTGGTCTATTTAAACCAGAACTTACCGATATGAAAGAGCCTGTATTGGTTAGTGGAACTGATGGCGTTGGAACAAAAATCAAACTAGCAATGGAACTAGATAAACACGATACAGTTGGTATTGATTTGGTTGCAATGTGTGTTAATGATGTTTTGTGCCAAGGAGCAAAGCCATTGTTTTTCTTAGATTACATTGCGACTGGAAGCTTGAAACCAGCAAAAATGGCGGATTTGGTTCGTGGTGTAGCAGAAGGTTGTAGCCAATCTGAATGTGCATTAATCGGCGGAGAAACTGCTGAAATGCCAGGATTGTACAAGGAAAATGATTATGATTTGGCGGGATTTGCAGTTGGTATTGTAGATCGCGATAAAATAATCGATGGAAGTGGAATTAAAGAAGGAGACGTTGCAATATCACTATCTTCAAGTGGAGTTCACAGCAATGGATTTTCACTTGTAAGAGCGGCATTGGATATGGCAAATGTAAAATTATCCGACAAATTCGAAGATACTACAGTTGGAGAAAGACTTTTGGTTCCTACGAGAATTTACGAAAAAGAAATCTCAGCATTATTAAAAGAAGTTGAAATCAAAGGGATTGCTCACATCACTGGTGGTGGATTATACGAAAACGTACCAAGAATGTTACCTGAAAATATCGGAATAGAATTTGATATTAAAGAATCAGAAATTGATTCTGTGTTCAAAGCTATTCAAAAATGGGGAAATGTAGAAACAAAAGAAATGTTCTCTACTTTCAACATGGGAATAGGCATGGTAGTTGTAGTTGATGCAAAAGATGTGGATAAATCTCTTGAAATATTACAAAAAATAGATCCAAAAGCAAAACAATGTGGAGTTTGCAAAAAAACAGAAACTTCTGTAAAGATTAATTTAAAATAA
- a CDS encoding NAD(P)/FAD-dependent oxidoreductase, whose protein sequence is MIIIRNIKLENDDENELKKKISNMIGMKNFDYEIYRKSIDARKGILFNYQVIVDVDLSDKKIKSIKNCEKYFEEDFRLEDVDNSKSVTVVGSGPAGLFCAYLLAKNRAEVKVIERGSEVSKRVDDIEHFLETGELNTNSNVQFGEGGAGTFSDGKLTARSKDKRVREVLKTFVDYGAPSEIMYDSKPHIGTDELQKVIVNMRKDLIKMGCEFEFDTLIDDVEIENEKCVGIKSHDKKFQSDCYVLALGNSSRDTAVMLADKIKMTNKPFAVGFRIEHPQKMIDFAQYKCDRNLPSATYQLSYSEENKRGVYTFCMCPGGYVINASSEENELCVNGMSFHKRDGRNANSAIVCGIDENTYGHNLLDGIKFQQEIERKAFELGGSNYNAPVQLVKDFMNDKKSEKIGEVVPTVKPGYVLSNLNDIYPKHVTDYIKTAIKMMDKKLHGFSMDEAVLTGVETRTSCAVRMDRDDLLRSENIDNLYVIGEGSGYSGGIVSSAIDGLKAAEVILTSKLSK, encoded by the coding sequence ATGATTATTATTAGAAATATAAAATTGGAAAATGACGATGAGAACGAATTGAAGAAAAAAATCTCCAATATGATTGGAATGAAAAACTTCGACTACGAGATTTACAGAAAATCCATCGATGCGAGAAAGGGGATTCTGTTCAATTATCAAGTTATCGTTGATGTCGACTTGTCTGATAAAAAGATCAAATCAATCAAGAATTGTGAGAAATATTTTGAAGAAGATTTTAGATTAGAAGATGTAGATAATTCGAAAAGCGTCACAGTTGTGGGAAGTGGACCTGCAGGGTTGTTTTGTGCGTATTTATTAGCGAAAAATAGAGCAGAGGTCAAGGTTATTGAACGAGGAAGTGAGGTATCAAAAAGAGTTGATGATATCGAACATTTCTTGGAAACTGGAGAGCTAAACACGAACAGTAACGTGCAATTTGGTGAAGGTGGAGCTGGAACTTTTTCTGACGGGAAATTAACGGCACGCTCCAAAGACAAAAGAGTCAGGGAAGTTTTGAAGACATTTGTCGACTACGGCGCTCCAAGTGAAATCATGTACGACTCCAAGCCACACATCGGAACTGATGAATTACAAAAAGTAATCGTGAATATGAGAAAAGACCTTATAAAAATGGGTTGCGAATTCGAATTTGATACATTGATTGACGATGTGGAAATCGAAAACGAAAAATGCGTTGGAATAAAATCACATGATAAAAAATTCCAATCAGATTGTTACGTTTTGGCTCTTGGAAATAGTTCAAGAGATACTGCTGTGATGTTAGCAGATAAAATTAAAATGACGAACAAGCCATTTGCAGTTGGATTTAGGATTGAGCATCCACAAAAAATGATTGATTTTGCACAATATAAATGTGATAGAAATCTTCCAAGCGCGACTTATCAACTTTCTTATTCTGAAGAAAACAAAAGAGGAGTGTACACTTTTTGCATGTGCCCAGGTGGATATGTAATCAATGCTTCTAGCGAAGAAAATGAGTTGTGTGTCAATGGTATGAGTTTTCATAAAAGAGACGGCAGAAATGCAAATAGTGCGATTGTGTGTGGTATAGATGAGAATACTTACGGGCACAATTTGTTGGACGGAATAAAATTTCAACAAGAAATCGAACGCAAGGCTTTTGAATTGGGAGGATCAAATTACAATGCGCCAGTTCAATTGGTAAAAGATTTTATGAACGATAAAAAATCAGAAAAAATCGGTGAAGTCGTGCCGACTGTCAAACCTGGATATGTTTTGAGTAATTTGAACGATATTTATCCAAAACACGTTACAGATTACATCAAAACTGCGATAAAAATGATGGACAAGAAACTTCACGGTTTTTCGATGGATGAAGCGGTACTCACAGGAGTTGAAACGAGAACTTCTTGTGCTGTGAGAATGGACCGAGACGATTTATTGAGAAGTGAAAATATTGATAATTTGTATGTAATTGGTGAGGGAAGCGGATATTCTGGAGGAATTGTTTCAAGTGCAATCGACGGATTGAAGGCTGCTGAGGTTATCCTTACATCAAAATTATCTAAATAA
- a CDS encoding uroporphyrinogen decarboxylase family protein — MKKKYFSFVDEGLIKMTYTERLKSYLDGNVVDVVPFDLFDVETPLATNMGYTKIDLINDFSLYTDMVHLKKSLYGIDYMYIGMDQKGIGSILGSETRMTENGDFLTSHYAIDEYESMANLGNIDVSNSETVCNFIEKAKKTKSSMDGITIFGAVTGPFTTASGVRPVEKLLRDTRKNKENLHELLDLCTNYTIDFVRTFTDEIGGCFFKIADPVASMTVISKKQFEEFAQPHLTKLTDAIYEITGIKPMVHICGKTDKVWENFKDTNFSRFSLDNIEDMGEFKNILGNSMIIEGNIAPMDILLNSDPQTVRNEVKNILQKASDSPKGFILNSGCTVCDHTPIENIESYIKAVCDFGKDASIGKLPKGLSDI; from the coding sequence ATGAAAAAAAAGTATTTTTCGTTTGTAGATGAAGGATTAATCAAGATGACTTACACAGAAAGATTGAAGTCATATTTAGATGGTAATGTCGTGGATGTTGTTCCATTTGATCTTTTCGATGTAGAAACACCTTTGGCAACAAATATGGGATACACAAAAATAGATTTGATAAATGATTTTTCGTTGTATACTGATATGGTTCATCTCAAAAAATCTTTATATGGAATAGATTACATGTATATTGGTATGGATCAAAAAGGAATTGGAAGCATTCTAGGTAGCGAAACTAGAATGACAGAAAATGGTGATTTTTTGACATCTCATTATGCTATTGATGAATATGAATCAATGGCTAATTTGGGAAATATAGATGTAAGTAACAGTGAAACTGTGTGCAATTTTATTGAAAAAGCAAAAAAGACGAAATCATCAATGGATGGAATCACAATATTCGGCGCAGTTACAGGTCCATTTACTACAGCTTCTGGAGTCAGACCTGTTGAAAAACTTCTTCGCGATACGAGAAAAAATAAGGAAAATTTGCACGAATTATTAGATTTGTGTACAAATTATACCATTGATTTTGTGAGAACTTTTACCGACGAAATAGGTGGATGTTTCTTCAAAATTGCTGATCCTGTTGCATCGATGACAGTAATTAGTAAGAAACAATTTGAAGAATTTGCACAGCCTCATTTGACAAAATTGACAGATGCAATTTATGAAATTACTGGAATCAAACCAATGGTTCATATTTGCGGTAAAACTGACAAAGTTTGGGAAAATTTCAAAGATACTAATTTCTCAAGATTTTCACTTGATAACATAGAAGATATGGGAGAATTCAAAAACATTCTTGGAAATTCTATGATAATCGAAGGAAATATTGCGCCTATGGATATACTTTTGAATTCAGACCCACAAACTGTTAGAAACGAAGTAAAAAATATTTTGCAAAAAGCTTCAGACAGTCCAAAAGGTTTCATATTAAATTCAGGATGTACCGTATGTGACCACACTCCAATAGAAAACATCGAAAGCT
- the purE gene encoding 5-(carboxyamino)imidazole ribonucleotide mutase — translation MDIRLIMGSSSDIEVAKKVTKMLKKFGLSYEVSVISAHRALDVLKETVEKDDCKVYITIAGKAAHLGGVTAGITTKPVIGIPVKGSALAGMDALYSIVQMPKGVPVATVAIDGGENAAILAAQMIALSDEKLAQKLKDYKEEMKQAVIDSDKELEEI, via the coding sequence ATGGATATTAGATTAATAATGGGAAGCAGCTCAGATATTGAAGTTGCAAAAAAAGTTACTAAAATGTTGAAAAAATTTGGCCTTTCTTATGAAGTATCAGTAATTTCAGCACACAGAGCATTGGATGTTTTAAAAGAAACTGTTGAAAAAGACGACTGTAAAGTTTACATCACAATCGCTGGAAAAGCAGCACATTTGGGTGGAGTAACAGCTGGAATTACAACAAAACCAGTTATAGGAATTCCTGTAAAAGGATCTGCACTTGCTGGAATGGACGCATTATATTCAATCGTTCAAATGCCAAAAGGAGTTCCAGTTGCAACTGTTGCAATCGACGGTGGAGAAAACGCAGCTATCCTAGCAGCTCAAATGATTGCTCTATCTGACGAAAAATTAGCTCAAAAATTAAAAGATTACAAAGAAGAAATGAAACAAGCCGTAATTGATTCTGACAAGGAGTTAGAAGAAATATAA
- a CDS encoding 1-phosphofructokinase family hexose kinase, with protein MILSITSNPAIDVIYEMDELDTNGVNVVDDVYKTPGGKGINVSKVLDLLRADFMVTGFIGGSNGDYVIDKLDDVNIKHDFIFTNVDTRNCIRVIHGDKQFEIFEKTNKIDSRFERTFMSLIQEIGKNYDISVISGSLMNGLSDNFVEETMEILQDNSKIILDTSGQVTKKVLENNYKPYAIKPNFHEFKEIIGLSEDISSEDFINKDSDYLKGIFSNKLLDDIEIVLVTNGKYGAILKYKDNLYKITVPQYKIQRTVGSGDATVAGIAKFLDDGESVMETVLKAISLGVLNARVYEVEKLDVSKINEVAEQIDVELL; from the coding sequence ATGATACTTAGTATAACTTCTAATCCTGCTATAGATGTGATTTACGAGATGGATGAGCTGGATACTAATGGAGTAAATGTAGTTGATGATGTGTACAAGACGCCAGGCGGCAAAGGTATAAATGTGTCCAAAGTTTTGGATTTGTTGAGAGCAGATTTCATGGTTACAGGATTTATCGGTGGAAGTAACGGAGATTATGTAATCGACAAATTAGATGATGTGAACATTAAGCACGATTTTATCTTCACAAATGTCGACACTAGAAACTGCATCAGAGTAATTCATGGCGACAAGCAATTTGAAATATTCGAAAAGACCAATAAAATTGATTCGAGATTTGAAAGAACATTCATGTCACTAATACAAGAAATCGGAAAAAACTACGACATATCTGTAATCAGTGGAAGTTTGATGAATGGTTTATCTGATAATTTCGTAGAAGAAACGATGGAAATACTACAAGATAACAGCAAGATTATTTTGGATACAAGTGGACAAGTCACGAAAAAAGTTTTGGAAAATAATTACAAACCATACGCTATCAAACCTAACTTCCACGAATTCAAAGAAATCATTGGCTTATCAGAAGATATTTCATCAGAAGATTTCATCAACAAAGATTCAGATTATTTGAAGGGAATTTTCAGTAATAAATTGTTAGATGATATTGAAATTGTTTTGGTTACCAACGGAAAATACGGAGCTATTTTAAAATACAAAGATAATTTGTACAAAATTACAGTTCCACAATACAAAATTCAAAGAACTGTTGGAAGCGGAGATGCCACTGTCGCAGGGATTGCAAAATTCTTGGATGATGGAGAAAGTGTCATGGAAACAGTTTTGAAGGCGATAAGTCTTGGAGTATTAAATGCGAGAGTTTATGAAGTAGAAAAGTTGGATGTAAGTAAAATAAATGAAGTTGCCGAACAAATAGATGTAGAATTATTATAG
- a CDS encoding C-GCAxxG-C-C family protein, with product MNKLTNEEIWQQFTEGIDCAQVVLRYFADDLGVDKKLLTKVASPFTGGMYKGMTCGAVTGAYMVLGIKYGHSKPNEGEKKVELIKKMFEFDTKFKEKQSTIICEEILGDNIAENLEKIEQENTMQKKCPQAVNDAIDILEEIFEEK from the coding sequence ATGAATAAATTAACGAATGAAGAAATTTGGCAACAATTTACTGAAGGGATAGATTGCGCACAAGTTGTATTGAGATATTTTGCAGATGATTTGGGAGTTGACAAAAAACTTCTTACAAAAGTCGCATCGCCATTTACAGGTGGTATGTACAAGGGAATGACTTGTGGAGCAGTAACTGGTGCCTACATGGTTTTGGGGATCAAATACGGCCATTCTAAGCCAAATGAAGGCGAGAAGAAAGTCGAACTTATCAAAAAAATGTTCGAATTCGATACCAAATTCAAGGAAAAACAATCAACGATAATTTGCGAAGAAATATTGGGAGATAATATAGCAGAAAATCTCGAAAAAATCGAACAAGAAAACACAATGCAAAAAAAATGTCCACAAGCTGTGAACGATGCGATAGATATATTAGAGGAAATATTTGAAGAAAAATAA